One genomic window of Longimicrobiaceae bacterium includes the following:
- a CDS encoding OmpA family protein, producing the protein MKLRHAALVALAALTLVGCKKRSPAAGPATDPVVAGDARADSIALAERLRRDRARADSMAAAEREMARVREALSEMVFFEYDSFDLTPEAQERLRNKAEIMRSVPSVALRIEGHADQRGSTEYNLALGQRRAEAVRTFLEGYGIDSGRFSTISYGKERPLVEGGDEGSFARNRRAEFVVLGGGGR; encoded by the coding sequence ATGAAGCTCCGCCACGCCGCCCTCGTCGCGCTCGCCGCCCTCACGCTGGTCGGCTGCAAGAAGCGCAGCCCCGCCGCGGGCCCCGCCACGGACCCCGTGGTGGCCGGCGACGCCCGCGCCGACTCCATCGCCCTCGCGGAACGGCTTCGCCGGGACCGCGCCCGTGCGGACTCGATGGCCGCGGCGGAGCGCGAGATGGCCCGGGTGCGCGAGGCGCTCTCGGAGATGGTGTTCTTCGAGTACGACAGCTTCGACCTCACCCCGGAGGCGCAGGAGCGGCTCCGCAACAAGGCCGAGATCATGCGCTCGGTGCCGTCGGTGGCGCTCCGCATCGAGGGGCACGCGGACCAGCGCGGCTCCACGGAGTACAACCTGGCGCTGGGGCAGCGCCGCGCGGAGGCGGTGCGCACCTTCCTGGAAGGGTACGGGATCGACTCCGGCCGCTTCTCCACGATCAGCTACGGCAAGGAGCGCCCGCTGGTGGAGGGGGGCGACGAGGGCTCCTTCGCGCGGAACCGGCGCGCGGAGTTCGTCGTCCTGGGGGGCGGCGGCCGATGA
- the ybgF gene encoding tol-pal system protein YbgF: MKARLLAALLLAPLLGACATKRDVRDLRDEMAAMRAAQDSAFREMQRQNRAMLDSLNSQNQRLRGDISNRFLQVDRQLVQIQELTGQGQQRLAELREQINTRAQQEAARPAEGTTPAAGGTAPADASADELYNTALAALRRGSLQTARAGFQEFLRAYPSHALAPDALFYVGETYNEAKDVQNALTTYAQVVQRFPASSKAPTALYRAGTIEAGRGNRTEARALFNRVVQSYARSPEATLARDQLQKLGRS; this comes from the coding sequence ATGAAGGCGCGCCTCCTGGCCGCGCTCTTGCTGGCGCCGCTCCTGGGGGCGTGCGCCACCAAGCGCGACGTCCGTGACCTGCGCGACGAGATGGCGGCCATGCGGGCGGCGCAGGACAGCGCCTTCCGGGAGATGCAGCGGCAGAACCGGGCGATGCTGGACTCGCTGAACAGCCAGAACCAGCGGCTGCGGGGCGACATCTCCAACCGCTTCCTGCAGGTGGACCGCCAGCTCGTGCAGATCCAGGAGCTGACCGGCCAGGGGCAGCAGCGCCTGGCTGAGCTGCGCGAGCAGATCAACACCCGCGCGCAGCAGGAGGCGGCCCGCCCCGCCGAGGGCACCACCCCGGCGGCCGGCGGCACAGCCCCGGCGGACGCGAGCGCCGACGAGCTGTACAACACCGCGCTGGCCGCCCTGCGCCGCGGCTCGCTGCAGACGGCGCGCGCCGGGTTCCAGGAGTTCCTCCGCGCCTACCCGAGCCACGCCCTGGCCCCGGACGCCCTCTTCTACGTGGGCGAGACGTACAACGAGGCCAAGGACGTGCAGAACGCCCTGACCACCTACGCCCAGGTGGTGCAGCGCTTCCCGGCGTCGAGCAAGGCGCCCACGGCGCTGTACCGGGCGGGGACCATCGAGGCGGGGCGGGGGAACCGCACCGAGGCGCGGGCGCTGTTCAACCGCGTCGTGCAGTCGTACGCCCGCTCGCCCGAGGCGACGCTCGCGCGCGACCAGCTCCAGAAGCTCGGCCGGTCGTAA